The Nicotiana sylvestris chromosome 6, ASM39365v2, whole genome shotgun sequence genomic sequence CGAGCTTCCACCTTGTTCACTCTAGTCTTCAGAACTGAAAATGTGCCAAAGATCTTTTACAAATGAACTGGTTTgggtattaaagggtttggggccAAAGAATATGAAGTTACAAAATTGCCCAGGTCTGATGCTCGATTTTCGCATTTTCGAACataagttcgcaattgcgaactatgCCTATACTGCTTactttcacatttgcgaagagaccttcgcatttgcgaaggttcaCTGTCCTAGTTGAATTTACAGTTGCGAAGGCCCACTCGCAATTCCCTTCACTGCTTTGTTCGTATTTCCCATAAATATGTCGCAATTGCAACAACTGAGGCCCTTTCccagattttcttcttttaagcttctttttgactcgtttcacttggtttcttcaacaTCACTTCTAAATCACGTAGAACCTGTAATATAGAAGTTAATGGCATTAAACAcatgattttatcactcaaacatagcaaaaatataggtttaaagacaagataagttggtaaaataccaacttatcatagaggggaggtggaggacctctggatctggtgTGATATGATGATGTTGGCATAATGCTCGAACCAAACTTTAggaatgggaataatcaaaagaaaggaaaacaaaaggtaaccaagtcagcaAGACCAAATGAAAGAGTGTTTGCAATATTTAAGCAGGTAACACATAAAGTCATGCAATGATTCACGTCCTTACTTGGGGACCTCATtctgcccgaggtaggcctaagcgacAAATAGACTTGGATAAAATTTATGCCAATGTGACCTCATTCCATTAATTCGAAAATAGATCAAATCAATCCTTACTAAATTGAAATAATATGAAGTCACTAATGGCATGAAGCATTATTACATCGAAATCTAACGAAATCTAACTATAAAGCAATAAAGAACATTATCTCATGATCTATTTAGTCCCATAAGGACCTTCTCCATGCTTTGCTCTTTTGACTCTATCAATCACACTTCCCAGGTCACGTATGTCGAGCGACCATACCAAACCTGGGGATTTCgtgcttcattttctgcaaacaaaTAATCGTTAGCCCTTCCACCTCAAAATTTGAATATTCACCCAATAACGATCAACATGTTGTCACAttttctccaaataatgcacataaTATGATGGTGTCCTTTGGGACTGTGCAAATCCTGTTGGACTTTGGACAAAGTTCATCTTAGCGGGTTATTACGTTAATAACGCTTCAACCCGTACTAGGTTTAGCATGATGCATGTACATTTCAATTTGGAGTCAGGTTTCTAGAAGGGTCTAGACTGATACTTCCAAGTGGATAACttaagagggaaaggcacgggaccgtcgattgcaccgctgatcgactagtctactgcaaataagcctttccgatttAGAAAAGGGTGATTTTCAGGAAAGCAAGAACACTCATCAAGCGCTGCTAAGTTGATAattggcatgagtggaatatgatatggAGCATATTTTAtgcaaaaataataatatattgcaAGTATTTGCATgacaaaagcagtaaataaaatAGCAAAAGTGAACACgaaaagaagagaaagacaaAAAGAGAAGTCAGTTTGGCTCATGAAAATGTGCGAGAATATAACGAAGCAGGTAAGCAGATAGGCATAATATAGCATTCAAGATGATAAGAGTTGGAGAACGGTCATACATGTTATAGCAAACAAAGGAGAATAAGGAAAGATATGTGCATGTCATAgcaatttaaaacaaataaaggTAAGTAAGGGAAGGGATGTGCATGTAACTAAGAAAGTAATCCACATAAGTCAAGTTTGTTATAGTAAGAGCCTAAGTGTAATTCCCCAACAGAGTTGCCATGCTATCACGCCTCGTTTTCTCGCGAAAGCGGGCTTCGGTGTGTGGCAATTCTTTTAAATGGGCGTTGAAAGAGAAGAGTCGCTACCTAgtgatttttaaggtgcgttagggcacctatttgcaaataactttGTTTGACTAGTCAACGCCACCAAAGATCGGGCAAGGACTCAAATTACCTCggagagaaggtattaggcactctTTGAGGTTCACAACTGTGAGTCCCAGCCGAACTTTAAACTATATGGATTATATAATTAGGCTAGGTGATCaaataaataaagagagattAGAGGTCGAAGGGTCTTATTATAACATACGAGAATCGATTCGAATCTTAATGTGACTACAAGGATACTACTACATTGGTCTATATTAAACGACATAGTGTAGATAACAAGTGTATAAAAGGAAAAGGGGCGGGGtgagggggtcctaagttttttagcctaatggaccaccccgtgcaacataaataatacttcgcaactaTCTTAAGGTATAgggttgctcatattattcagtGGGTACAGACTATCATCTCATTCTACCCAATTACTATGTTGAAGTTATTTACTTAAAGGCTCTCTAATTCAGTTCTAAGTTGtgtcctatgcgtgcattacctGTCCCATGCCCATGGTCCAAGAGGCTTTGGACCTACTAtttaggtggttctagactttacttAGGATGCTCAAAATAATAAAACTAGAAGACATTCAAAACAGGTAGGACTGCACATAAAAGCAATGAaaggctcaagttagcctccacacataAGCACAAAAAGCACGCGATCAGTCAAAAATTTTCAGATTAGGCAGTATATGATTTTAatctttaaatcctataggcaagatttctatgtGAATCTGATTTGCAGTGTTACATAGGAAGTTGTGATGACctgccatgtcatcatgccacataggcgccatttggcatatattaatgccatgtggaagcttacataagaagaaggctagcatttgtgagaagattctagagaggtatggacattttcttaggaagaacctagatccttatggatttgctaggaaagtccttggaatcttttaggcttgtagagaattctagaaaaagcccttatcttataaatatcaaggacttgtgtagtaattaatatttacacactaacccctaggagactagtatataaagggggccattcatttgtaattTATCAAgtaaacaattcaagttctctctaatacaaagcttcctttaacaattctcttgtgttctttcttccattctcttagcgatcttgagtgtagtaaggctgacttgacatagcaagacgggagcaagttgtgcaagatcgtgagcgagttgtcaagtgtcgcacgtgtacttagttaacaactaaggacgtgacaatgTGGTATCAGAGAGAAGGTTTCAACTAAGGGAATGGCGAATGACGGAGAAATTAATGTTGCCAACAACCAAGCCAACGTCATCCAGGATGCTGTTGGCAAGAGCAGTCATAGAAAAAAGAGGAATGCCGCCAACAAGAGCCAGGAGGTGCCACCTGAGGTTGTGTCAAATGAAGTGCTTACATCCCAAGAACCATCTTCCACTGAGGCGAGCGAGGATGAAGTGGAAGTCCTTCCAGAGGATGTCTCGCTCggtaaagagtgggtgatgaagatgaacGCGAGGATGGATGCCGTGGAGATATTTGGCCAACGCTTGGGGAAAGTGGAAGGCACCCTTAATGTTCTTGAGGGgcacactcttgaagagattgagagtatcTAAAATGACTTGGAGGGGTGTACACAGACTGAGatggaactaaggcaaaccatAACTGCCTTAGAGTGCAGACTCATGGATGCTTTGTGTACTATCGATTctatgaaggcaaagatagagtcactcgagGAGTATATCAATGCTGGCATGACCGAGGTAGCCAGCAATGTTGTGGTGACGAGGGAGGCCAAGATCGAGTCTCCCAAACCCCCAGTGTTCAAAGGTGTTTGTgatgcacaagaagtggaaaacttcctttGGGACTTGGAGAACTACTTCAAGCACGGCAAAGTGAGGGATGACGAGGCCAAGATCAATACTGCGGTATTGTACCTCTCAGAGACTGCCATGctatggtggagaaggaagatggCCGACGTGGATAAAGGTTTAGGTACTATTAGCACATGGGATCAGTTCAAAGTGGAGCTCAAGcgacagttctttccaaacaatgtcttgtaCGAGACAAGGCGCAAGCTTAGGGAATTGAAGCAAACAGGGAGCATACGTAAGTATGTCAAGGAGTTCACTACCCTTATGTTTCAAATCCCCAACCTGaccaatgatgacttgttgttccacttcatggacgagttgcaaaattgggctaagCAGGAGTTACAACTCCGACAAGTCACTGGTATAGACCAAGTCATAGTGGAGGCCAATTCATTGATGGATTTCAGGCATGACAAGCACGACAAAGGCAGTGTTAAGGAGTCAAAGGTTAACAATGTCAAAGGTGGGGGAGACCGTGGCAAAGTCAAGGAGATACAACAAATATACTCCAAGACTCAAGACTTCAAAAATTCGAGTAGTCGTTAGGGTTACGTAGAGAAGAAGGCACAGGTCGAGAAGAAGAGATGCTATATATGCGGAGGGCCACATGGCTTCAGGAATTGTCCTGACCTCAAGAGCCTCAGTGCCATGATACGTGAGCGGAAGGAGCAGCCACAAGGAGAGAGTCCAGGAACCGCACAGTTGGGTATGATCAAATTATGTGGTGCTGTCACGGAGCAAGCTATCAAACCTACCGAGAATGGCAATTAGTACGtggatctcaccatcaacaacaagccCGTTTGTGCAATGGTGGACActggagcaactcataatttTGTGACTAAGGCTGCCGCAAAGAGACTAGAATTGAAGCTTGCTCCAACTAACTCTTGCATCAATACCGTGAATGCCGAGATACAGAATGCTCGTGGGGTAGCTAATGGAGTTAGTGTCAAATTGGGAGCTtggaaaggtatgacaaactttaccATAACCGTtatggatatctttgacatcatactagggcaagagttctttagacattgtcatactATGATCGACCCCTACCTCCAACGTCTCTTGGTTATGGATCGAGAAGGAGCTTGCATGGTACCTACAATGACTATGCCACATGGACAGAGCCAAGCACAACTCTCGGCTATGCAGGTTGTCAAGGGGATCAAGAAGGGGGAGCCGAAGTTCGTAGCAACCATCACAAGTCTGGAGGAAAATAGGAGTTTTCAAGAGACAATGCCGCCTTGCATAGAGAAGTTGCTTGaggaaaacaaagatgtcatgcCCGAGGAGTTGCCTAAGCACCTGCCTCCTAGGCGAGaggtggatcacaagattgagttggagccaggGGCTAAGCCACCCGTATTtgccccatatcgtatggcacctccCGAGCTAGAGGAGCTCAGGAAACAATTGAAGGAGCTGCTAGATGCTGGTCACATTCGCCCATCAAAGGCACCTTTTAGAGCACCAATATTGttccagaagaagaaggatggatcattgcgtttgtgcatagactaccgagcacttaataaggtcaccgtgaagaataagtacctaatcccgctcattgctgacttgttcgatagacCTGGGCAAGCCAAGTATtttaccaaggtggatcttcGAAAGGGCTACTACCAGGTTCGCATTGCGGAAGGGGATGAGCCAAAGACAACATGTGTGACGAGATATAAagcctttgagtggttggtgatgcccttcggcttaaccaatgcaccggccacattttgcacccttatgaacaagatcttccatccctaccttgatcagttcgTGGTAGTCTACCTAGATGACATAGTCATCTACAACAACACCTTGGAGAAGCACATGGAgcacttaaggaaggttttccaagtcttgcGAGAGAACGAGCTATACATCAAGAGGGACAAATGTGAGTTCGCacaatcaaaggtgcacttcttgggccatgtcattagcaatggAGAGCTACGCATGGACGAGGCTAAGGTACGTGCTATCCAGGAGTGGGAGGCACCTATAAAGGTAACTGGGTTGAGATCCTTCATTGGCCTTGTtaactactatcgtcggttcatcaatggatactcagcaaaggccgcaccattgactgagttgctaaagaagaacaagccatgGGTTTGGACGGAGCATTGTCAAAAGGCATTTGAATGCCTTAAGGCAACTGTAACAGAGGAGCCAGTCTTGGCATTACCTGACTTTGCCAAGACTTTTGAGGTGCACACAGATGCCTCAGACTTTGCCATTGGGGGTGTCCTGATGCAGGATAAGCATCCCATAGCATTTGAGAGCCGCAAGTTAAATGAGATAGAGCGGTGTTACATGGTACAAGAGAAAGAAATGACTGCCATTGTGCATTGCCTTCGTACATAGAGACATTATCTGCTCAGGTcgaggttcgtggtcaagactgATAATGTGGCTACTAGCTACTTTTAGACACAGAAGAAACTCATACCAAAGCAGGCTAGGTGGTAGGATTTCTTAGCTGAGTTTGATTATGTGCTGGAGTATAAGCCGGGAAAAGGTAATGttgtagccgatgctttgagccggaaAGCCGAGCTTGCTGCAATCACTTCAGTAAGATGGGACATTCGGgaggctataaaagaaggcatgcaGCATGATCCAGTAGCCAAACAGCTTATCGAGTTAGCTAACAAaggcaagatctcatacaagcttgaTATGCCATCGTATATTAAGATCTACCCTGTCTTCCATGCCAGCATGCTTAAgccatatcatgaagataaggatgatcCGAGTAGGGGCCAATCAAGTCGGCGCTAATGACTATCACCGCCTCGCATGATCGAGAGATTGAGGCTATCATAGATTACCAGCTCAGGTAAAAACAAGGGAAAAACCACCGCTATGTTCCTCATCCAttggaaagggcaatcaccgaagaaggccacgtgggaacgatatgaagacttgTGGCAATTTAAAGATAAGATCCAAGAGTTTATGCAACAGCATTGTGCCGTGGTCGTCGCAATATTgggtgggggagagtgtgatgacccgccatgtcatcatgccacataggcgccatttggcatatattaattccatgtggaagcttacataagaagaaggctagcatttgtgagaagattctagagaggtatggacatttccttatgaagaacctagatccttatagatttgctaggaaagtccttggaatcttctaggcttgtagagaattctagaaaaaccccttatcttgtaaatatcaaggacttgtggagtaattaatatttacacactagcccctaggagactagtatataaagggggtcattcatttgtaattcatcaagaaaacaattcaagttctctctaatacaaagcttcctttaacaattctcttgtgttctttcttctattctcttagcgatcttgagtgtagtaaggctgacttgacatagcaagaacggGAGCAAGTTGtacaagatcgtgagcgagttgtcaagtgccgcacgtgaacttagttaacaactaaggacgtgacatagTGCTGTAATTTCTGGACTAACGTATAGGCAAATTGAATGTtgcaagtcctatagacatgatatctaatcgtTTTGCATAAATAGGAAGTGAAAACAATCATAATTCTGAATTACTAATGGTGGTTTTATAGATATGCGTCTCAGACAGGCGACAATGTAATGAAACAATGGGAATAGTCGATTAGAATATTAGAATCATATAgccatgatatctagatgagcagTACAATAAAAGTAACagaagaaattaataaattgattatttgaagtcctataggcatggtatctaggctAACAAGGCGTACGTTATACATCTTATATGCATGCTGCCTAAATGAAATAGTACAAAAACAGCACAAagtaattgattaattagttAAGATCCTATAGTCATGGTAACTAGGTAAGTAAAAAATATTGCATTGTTGCACCCTATTGATGTGTTATCTAAGAGTGTTGAATAGTAGACATGGAAACAAGTGCAACATATCTGACAAATGAAGTGTCCTATGtgcgaaattcctataggcatgctttctatacatGAAACTAAATAGCATATAAGGCATGTTGAATAATATAGGAAATAGACCACATAGACCATATAGGCATGTCTTCTACCCCTTTATGCAAGCATTAGAATATACTTGTTTCCCCAATTTCATTTGCACCACAATTGTTTGTTTATAGATTATTACAAGCCCAAGAATGAAATAATACAGACTTGAAAATGACGAAGCATAGGCTGAAACAAGTAAAAGCCTACTAGAGCAATTACAGGCCCAATACAAAGTAACCTAGGGATATCCCAGGCCTTCAACAGTCTTACTCTCTGGACAAACGACTGGCCCAAACCGCAGGCTCACAAGACAATCAGGGTGCACCTAAATCCAGTTCCCCAGATCCAACAACACACATGTCCCATTTCCAAACCCAATGAATAACTTACTCACCCAAACAGTTGCTAAATTTATCTATACAAGTGATATAATACTCATAAAACAACTTAAACACTTAATTCTTATAGTTGCAACCATCAACAGTTCTAGCCAAGACATATAAATAGAATTGTACTAAATGGAAAGGCACACAAGACACATATGAGGAAAGCTTATACTTCTAATTCGAGAAAAAGAGTTTGATAGTGACAAGGTTGACCATCATAGgacaacaaaccatttcaaagaGCTTCAAAGTAAAGCATGATCCATAAATACACCTTTAGCTAATAGTCTAGAATCATGAACAAGAAATAGGTAGAGTATAGTCTATATATGAAAATTTTAACATGATAACCTAATGAGAATGTGGTTGCAAACAACATAACAACATGCCAGTGGGCACAATTTGGCAAACATATTACTTAACTGATCGTGAAACTTAACATGATGGACATTAACTATAGCACAAGATTTTTAAGAACTCATAGTAGGTAAAAGAGCATGTCAATTACAGACTAAGAGGACAAGCAAATATTAAGAATCATGTCAGTCGATCCCACATGAGAGAAAACTACATATTGATATTTATCCTAGAAATAGTTCTAAGAGTGCAGGATTGACAAGTCAAGGAACACAACCACCAGAGTTACATGTTGTAGATAAACATGTTTGGTTCTATATTGAGACAGTGCTATAACATGGGAGAATCAAGAATTAGTTTGCAGGAAAGAATAGATAATTCTTATTCAATAGGAAGAGATTCCTTAAAGCGGATTCTGAGAAAGCAATTTCTACAAAAGATCCCAGAAATCCAAGGCATAAATGTGAACTTATAACAAGGAAAGAACATTACATTAAGGCTAACATGAACATGATCAATTAGGCAAAACTTAAGAGGGCCAGAAACTACTCGAATCAAATACGCAGAGTGAAGGTCTACTATACATGTTGAAACCTATCAAGTTCGATACTAGAGATCATGAAAATGCAGAAAATCATTGAGATAGTAGAATTACAGAAAACACACAACAATGCAATGATGAGATTTCACAAATAACAGAGAAGCTTAATGCATGCTTGTCTAACAGTTCAACCAGTGTTGGCATACAAAGTACACATGCATGATCAAATAAAGGAGTAACAATTAAGGCTATAAGAGTCAAGAATGCTAACCAGTTGCGAAGATAAATGAGCAAAAGAGTGAGTAACTAAAAATCTCAGTAGTGACAACAACAGTAAGAATCCCCaaatcctagtgtgtcagagtttacAGGAGCTTCAGTGAGCCATAAGCAGTGCCCACACTAAGGAGGTTAATAGAGAAGATTCTGGTTGCTTTGGCTTTTAGTTGGCCACAATCAAGAGAGAGCAGAAATAATACAGGAGGTGAAAGTAAGAGATTCACAATTCTTCTTAGTCATTAGAGTCCATCCAAAAGGGGAATTGGAGAGGGGTTTTTTATAGCAATCGATTTGAACAAACAATCGtggaaaataatcaatttaaacATATAAAAGGAAAGAAATGATCTCATGCAATCAGAATCGGTAAAGGAGATGAAAATATCAAACCCTAGTTGGGTTTAACCAACTGTAAATCAAACTGGGAGTGCAAGAATTACCTCCTTTCCAATATATGTAGACAAAATACCGTATGAATCCTTGAAGATCGAAGCCAACCAAGCCTGATTTTGAAAGGTAGTTCTTGCCAAAATAGGGAAAGAACTAAGTAACACCACAGACGTATGTACAATAGTGAAGCACCACAAAATAGTTAAGTGAATCAGTGATTGATTCCATTTTAGAGCCAGATTTGGAAATGTTTAAAGATACAACGGCTAGAGTTTCtcagagaagaagagagagtagAGCGGATTTAGAGGTTGCGAATTAAGGAGAATGGGtagggtttcgtggggt encodes the following:
- the LOC138870782 gene encoding uncharacterized protein, translating into MELRQTITALECRLMDALCTIDSMKAKIESLEEYINAGMTEVASNVVVTREAKIESPKPPVFKGVCDAQEVENFLWDLENYFKHGKVRDDEAKINTAVLYLSETAMLWWRRKMADVDKGLGTISTWDQFKVELKRQFFPNNVLYETRRKLRELKQTGSIRKYVKEFTTLMFQIPNLTNDDLLFHFMDELQNWAKQELQLRQVTGIDQVIVEANSLMDFRHDKHDKGSVKESKVNNVKGGGDRGKVKEIQQIYSKTQDFKNSSSR